In Desulfosudis oleivorans Hxd3, the DNA window GCGCCTCTGGCGGAAAAGCGCAAATTGATGGAATACGGCCCCAGGATGTGCCGGGCGTGGGAAGATCTGGATCAGATTACCATATGCGCCATTGAAGGCTTCTGCGTGGGGGGCGGTGTCTCCCTGGCCTGTGCCTGCGACTTCCGGATCATGGCCGAATCGGCTTTTATGCGGGTTCCGGAAATCGGACTGGCCATGAACATGAGCTGGGCCACGATTCCACGGCTGATCCATCTGGTGGGTCCGGCCAGAACCAAAGAGATTGTTCTGTTCGGTGAAAAAATTTACGCCAGGGATGCTTATGACTGGGGCTTTGCCCAACGCATATGCCCTGACCGCAAAACCATGGATGAAGCCCGGACAATTGCGGATAAAGTCCTTTCCCTGCCGCCTGTGCCGGCCGCCATGACCAAGCAAACCGTCAATGCCGCTACCAACGCCCTGGACAGATCAACCGCACATATGGATGTCGACCAGTTTGTGCTGACCCTGATTTCCGAAGATTTTAAAGAAGGAGTCGAAGCCTTTCTTCACAAGCGAAAACCAAAGTTCACCGGTGCTTAGCCCGTATCGTTTTCGCTTTTCCCCGTTTTTTCTCCAGGGCGAAGGTCGAACCGGGCACCCTCCCTCCCCGTCATTACCCGGCCTGACCGGGTAATCCAGAATAAGATTGACTGCAATACCTTTTTATTTTTCACTGTCCCCGTTTTTCGCGGCTCCGCATAGCCATGCCGGTATTTTTTGCAGAAATCCAGATAAAACCGTAACCATGTGCGGTAAGCCGGATATTCTCCGGGAGGAATATCGCTGTTGTCCAACAGCCAGTTGAATTTCTGCATTAACGCCGGAGGAGCTTTCAGCATGATATCAAAGTCCGATAATATTAAAAACCCCGGATTATCCAGCCAGAAGAATAGCCTTGACTTTGATGACAGTGTCAACCTATAAAAAACACGGGGGAATACACAGAACCACACAATAACTTGTTAGACGCACGAAAGGAAACGAATGTCAGAGAAGAATCTGATCAAGTCCGAAATCCTTACAGCACCTGATTACTACTTCGCAGCTCAGCAAAAGACCCTTGAAGCGAGAATTAAAGAAATCAAGATTCCGCAGGAGGAGGAGGCGGGTATCGTAGCCGAAAAGGCTGCAAAGACAGTGCGTGATAAGCTGCTTGGCCTTTTTAAAGTGGGCGAGTTAATCAGTGAGATATTAAACTGGAACGAATCTGTGGATGCAGACCTTCGCGAGGCAAAGAAGGAGTTTCTTCTCGCGCAGTACGTACAGGCCAGCGAGAATAATGAAATAGCCATTAGCCAACTTCGCGATTTTCTGTCGAGCCCGCAGGGGAACACTTTATTCAACAAGATCATACGCATTTTAGACGATTCGCCACCAGATCTCGAACTTGCTAACCACCTTTCGAGCGCCCTGCAACATATCGTGAGCAGCGATTTCATTAAGCTATTCGAGGCTCACAGGTACGCTCTTGCGCAAATCGAGCGTCTCACGGCCCAAGCACTGACCATTCTCAGCGACTATCGAGCCTGGCCTCAGGTCAAGCTGGGTAGCTTTAATGCAAGCGGAAGCAGAGTCACCTCGGATTGGTTGATGGAATTCACAGGAGCATATGCCCAAACGAAGCAAATTTCCGACACCGCCATGGAGAATCGAGTTCGCCATTCTGTGAACGAACTTATTTCTGCAAGGTTTATCGAAGCCCATCTTGTTGGCGAGGGAGGGATTGCAAAGTGCGTCGTGACAGAGGTCGGCCAAACGTTGCTGCCGTATGTGAACAACGCCTAACCTGCGGGGGACAACAAAAAGTGCACCGCTGTTGACTTGCCGTTTTCGACATCAGGAGTCATTATGGAAGAAAATTTTACACCAGTCGAACAACTCTCATACAGCACCGTAAGAATTGAAGCAGATTCAACTGATGGCGGTGTCAGCACAGGAACAGGTTTCTTTTTTAAGCTAAAAGAAAATGCAGATGGATCTCATATACCAGTTATAGTAACAAACAAGCATGTAGTTTCCAACACAACAAAGGGACGGTTTCAACTTACCTTAAAAGATGGTTCAGGAAAGCCATCTGTACGAGATCATTTCTCTTTCGAGCTTGATCAATTTGAAAAAAGGTGGATTCCTCATCCGGATGGTAGCACTGATCTGTGCGTAATGCCTATAGCGCCTCTTCTTAATTTGGCCAAAGAACAAAATAAAGAATTTTATTTCATTTCTCTCACAAAAGAATTGTTACCAACCGCCGCTGATTTTAATGATATGTTCGGTATGGATGATATAACTATGGTGGGTTATCCCATTGGGATTTGGGATAGTGTTCACAATTTGCCGGTCTTTCGAAGAGGCATTACCGCTTCAAATCCTAAAAATGATTGGAATGATAGAAAAGAATTTTTAATCGACTGCGCATGTTTTCCAGGCTCAAGCGGT includes these proteins:
- a CDS encoding enoyl-CoA hydratase/isomerase family protein; protein product: MTHENSITITHDGALAIVTINRPGQKNAMSVDVLEELCEVAADFQKRSDVSAIILTGAGDCFSAGVDLSDPRLAQVLIAPLAEKRKLMEYGPRMCRAWEDLDQITICAIEGFCVGGGVSLACACDFRIMAESAFMRVPEIGLAMNMSWATIPRLIHLVGPARTKEIVLFGEKIYARDAYDWGFAQRICPDRKTMDEARTIADKVLSLPPVPAAMTKQTVNAATNALDRSTAHMDVDQFVLTLISEDFKEGVEAFLHKRKPKFTGA
- a CDS encoding S1 family peptidase gives rise to the protein MEENFTPVEQLSYSTVRIEADSTDGGVSTGTGFFFKLKENADGSHIPVIVTNKHVVSNTTKGRFQLTLKDGSGKPSVRDHFSFELDQFEKRWIPHPDGSTDLCVMPIAPLLNLAKEQNKEFYFISLTKELLPTAADFNDMFGMDDITMVGYPIGIWDSVHNLPVFRRGITASNPKNDWNDRKEFLIDCACFPGSSGSPVLLINIGGYFSRKGMNLGGKRLKLLGVLYAGPQHTATGEIEIINVPTKQQPIAVSRIPSNLGIVIKSEKLLDFENSFS